The genome window AGGACCTGCGGGAAGAGGTTCCCGACAACCGCAAGACCCTCCAGAAGCTCCCCACCATAACCCTGACGGGCATCCGCCAGCGGCTGTGGGAAACCCCGGTGTTCTTCTCCTTTGATTCCAATTTCATCAACTTCTACCGCAGGGAGGGGATCAAGGGGCAACGGCTCGACCTCTCCCCCGTGCTCACGGGGTACGCAAAACCGTTCGGTCCCCTGGAAGCCGCCGCCTGGGTCGGCTACCGCCAGCGCCTCTACTATGCCCACGGCGTGGAGAGCGGCGAAGGTATCCGCGGATCGGGGCTCTTTTCGGCCGGGACCTCGCTTTCCTCAACGCTTTCGCGGGTGTTCGAAACGGCCAGTCCCACCATGCCCCGGGTCCGCCACGTGATGATCCCCGAGATTCGCTACAACTACGTGCAGGACCGGGACCAGGAATCGCTTCCGTTCTTCGATTACAACGACCGCATCGTGCATGAGAACCGGGTCGTCTACTCCCTGACCAATTACGTGACCGGCCGGTTCGACCGGGGCGACGGGCCGCCCGAGTACCGGGACCTGCTCTATCTTCGCATCGCCCAGGGCTACGAGTTCAGCGGCACCCGCCGCGATCTCCTCACCCTGGTGGATGAGAAGCGGCACTTTACCGATGTGCAGGTGGAGGCCGCGGTGCACCCCCACCGGCTGGTGTCGCTATCCACCGACCTGCGCTACAATCCCTACCGCACGGTCCTTTCCACGGTGGCCGTGTCGGCCGATGCCCGCGACGAAAAGGGGAATGCGGCCGGCATCACCTACCGCCACGCCCGGGACGAGGTGGAGTACCTGGAGGCGAAGGCATCGCTGGCCCTGTTCTCACCGGTGTTCGCCACTTACGCCAACCGGTATTCCTTTGATCGCAAGGGGACCCTCGAGTCCTTCTATTCGCTGGAGTACCGGCACCAGTGCTGGAGCGTGAGCTTCTCCTACCGCGACCGGCCCGATACCAACGAGTTCTTCGTCACCTTTGCCCTGGCCGGCATCGGGTCGGTGGGCAAGATACGGGCATTCTAATTCCCAGGAGGTTGTCATGGGTGACTCCTTTTCCCCTTCCGCCGTGCTCGTGACCGGCGGCGCCGGCTTCATCGGCTCCAATTTCATCAACCACTTCCTGCCGGCGAACCCCGGTTGCCGGGTGATCAACCTGGACCTTCTCACCTATGCCGGCAATCTGCGCAATTTGACCGCCGTGGAGCAGAACCCGGCCTACCGCTTCGTGAAGGGCGACATCGGCGACGCAGAGCTGGTCCGGCGCATCCTGGCCGAGGAGCGGATCGACGCGGTTGTCCACTTTGCCGCCGAATCCCACGTGGACCGCTCCATCCTGGGACCGGAGATTTTCGTGAGGACCAACGTCCTCGGCACCCAGGTGCTCCTGGAGGAGAGCCGCCGCCACTGGAAGTCGGGCGCGGCGGAGCGCTTGCGCTTCCTGCACGTTTCCACCGACGAGGTGTACGGGACCCTGGGGGAAACCGGCTACTTCACCGAGGAGACCCCCCTGGCCCCCAACTCCCCCTACTCGGCGAGCAAGGCCGGTTCCGACCTGCTGGTGCGGGCCTACAACGAGACCTTCGGCCTGCCGGTCCTGACCACCCGCTGCTCCAACAACTACGGCCCCTTCCAGTTCCCGGAGAAACTGATCCCGCTCATGATCCACAACATCGTGGCCGGAAAGCCCCTGCCGGTGTACGGCGACGGCCGCAACGTGCGCGACTGGCTCCATGTGAAGGATCATTCCACGGCCATCGAGACGGTGCTCAAGGAAGGCAAGCCGGGCGAGGTCTTCAACGTGGGGGGCAACAACGAGTGGTTCAACATCGATATCGTGCACCTGCTCTGCGATCTCCTGGATGAACGGCTTGGCAGGGCCGGCGGTGAAAGCCGCGGCCTCGTCACCTTTGTCAAGGACCGTCTCGGCCATGATCGCCGCTACGCCATCAGCGCTGCCAAGATCAAGCGGGAGCTGGGGTGGGAGCCCTCGTACACCTTCGAGCGCGGCATTGCCGAAACCGTGGACTGGTACCTGGCCAACCGCGCCTGGGTGGACGAGGTGACGTCCGGCTCCTACCGGGATTACTACGAAACACAGTACGGAGGCGGGCAATGATCCTGGTGGTCGGTGCCAAGGGAATGCTCGGCCGCGACCTCATGCGGGTGCTGCCGGGGGACGTGCGGGGGGTCGACATCGAGGAGATCGACATTACCTCGCCGGAATCGGTACGGCGGGTCATTCTGACCCTGAAGCCGCGAGTGGTGGTGAACTGTGCCGCCTACACCGATGTGGACGGCTGCGAGACCAACGCGGACCTTGCCATGGCGGTGAACGGCGAGGGGGTGGGGCACCTGGCCGCCGTGACCCGCGAGATCGGGGCGCTGCTCGTGCAGGTGAGCACTGATTACGTGTTCGACGGCACCAAGGGGAGCCCCTTTCAGGAGGATGATCCGGTCAATCCCCTGAGCGTGTACGGCAGGTCGAAACTTCTGGGCGAGGAACAGGCCCGCTGGAATCCGGACCATCTCATCGTCCGGACCCAGTGGCTCTACGGGCTCGGCGGCAAGAACTTCGTGGAGACCATGCTGCGCCTGTCGACGGAGCGGAGCGAAATCGCCGTGGTGGACGACCAGTTTGGCTCCCCCACCTGGACAGTGGACCTTGCCCTGGCCATCAGCGAACTGATCGAGAACAACTGTCGCGGCACCTATCATGCCGCCAACAGGGGGATCTGTTCCTGGTTCGAGTTCGCCCGGGCCATTTTTGCCGAAGCAGGAGTGGAGATGACCGTCCGGCCCCAGACCACCGCCCAACTGGGGCGCCCGGCCCCGCGTCCCCTCTATTCGGCTCTCTGCTGCGACAAGTTGACCCGTGACACGGGACTCGCACTGGAAGGCTGGCGCGAAGCCCTTGCCACCTATCTCGAAAAGCGGCGCGAAGCCGGATTGTCCTGACGGAGGAACACGACGATGGAACTGGAGCGCGGCGAACGCCCCTGGGGCACCTATACCGTTCTCGAAGAGAACAGGAACTACAAGATCAAGCGGATCGAGGTGAAGCCGGGGCAGCGGCTGTCGCTTCAGATGCACCATCACCGGAGCGAGCACTGGATCGTGGTTTCCGGAACGGCCCGGGTCACCTGCGGCGACGACGAATACACGGTGAACGTGAACGAATCCACCTTCATCCCCATTGGCCGCAATCACCGGCTGGAGAACCCGGGCAAGATACCCCTCGTCATCATCGAGGTGCAGAGCGGGGAATACCTGGGAGAGGACGACATCGTCCGATTCGATGATGATTACCATCGCTGCGAGACACCTGCAGCATCCTGCGCCGACGAGGAAGGGTAGGGGAGCCTTCTCTTTTCCCGACAATTCTCAGGCAGGCTGCGGCGTCCCGTTTTCGCGCCGCGCCATCCCACTGATTTCCCGGTTGGTTGAAAACTGAATATGGACAGCGGGTTGATGGTGGCGTGTTCAGCCCTTGAACGATTGTGTCACCATTGCCCTGTTGTAGGCAGCGGCAATGGCGTGGCGGGTGAGGATGCCGACCACCCGTCTCCGCCCGCCGGGCTCCACAACGGGAAGTTCGTCAAGGGGGGTGCGCTCGAACACCCGGAGCGCTTCCGCCAGGGAGTCTTCGCTGGCGATCGTCAGAATGTCCACGGCAGCCATTTCCCCCAGAGTGACCCGGTCGAGAAGCCCGGGCTCGAATGCGGTTCCGAGAAAATCGTGGATGACCACGACTCCGGAAAGCTCTCCCCAGGCAGTGACCACGGGGAAAGTGGTCTGGCGCGGGGAGTGGCTGCGCGCCAGGAACTGGCGGATGGTCATGGTCTCCGGCAGTATTTCCGGGTCGCGCACCATGACACCCCGGACCCGTATCTGTTCCAGCACCGCCTGTTCGCGCCCTGCCCGCAGATCGATCCCCCGTGCCGCCAGATCGGCGGTGTCGATGCCGTCCTTATGGAAGTGCCGGGCCACGGCGGTGCCGATGGCGCAGGCCAGCATGATCGGGACGATGACCTTGTAGGAGCCGGTCATCTCGAAGAGCAGAAAGATGCCGGTCATGGGGGCGTGGGTGACCGAGGCGAGGAACGCTCCCATGCCCACCAGGGCATAGGCGCCCGGCGTTGCGGTGTGGAAGGGGAAGAGGCCGTTCGCCAGGAAGCCGAAGCTCATGCCGGCGACCGAGCCGATAAAGAGCGAGGGCGCGAAGGTTCCCCCGGGGAGCCCCGAACCGACCGTGACACAGGTAGCAACCATCTTGCCGGCAATGAGGAGCGTGACGAGGAGCCACCCAACATCGTTGGAAACGGCTTTTTCGATGAAGTCATAGCCGTTGCCCTGGACCTGAGGCAGGAGCACTCCCACACAGCCGGCGAGAAAGCCGCCCAGAATCGGTTTCCAGAGGGGATTGACCTGAAGGCGTGCAAAGAAGCCCCTGGTCTTGCCGTAGCCGGTGATGAAAAGAGCCGCAAGGCAGCCGCACACCACTCCGAGCAGGGCGTAGAGGGCGAGTTCGAGAGGGTGGACGAGCTGGTAGGCCGGCACGTCAAAGGCGGGGATGTCGCCGTACATGGCCCGGGAGACAACGGTTGCCATGCCTGACGAGATGACGATGCTCGTGAAGGAAGAGAGCTCGAAGGAGGAGAGAAGGACGATCTCGTGGGCAAAGAACACCCCGGCAAGGGGGGCGTTGAAGGTGGCGGCCACCCCGCCCGAAACCCCGCAGCCGATGAGAACCTTGAGCCGTTCTCCCGACATGCCGAGCAGATGACCCACCACGGAGCCGGCCGTGCCGCCGATCTGGGCGATGGGGCCTTCCTGGCCGGCGGAGCCGCCGGAGCCGATGGTGAGCGCCGACGCGATCCCCCTGGTGAACATGAGCCTGAGTGGCAGCCGTCCGCCCCGCAGGTTGACTGTTTCCAGAAACCGGGGGAAGCCGAAGGCCATGTCTTCCCTGAATCTGATAAACAGGGGGAGCATGACGACGGCGCCGGTGACGGGGAAGGCGATGGCCCAGAGACGGTTCGCGTTCCAGGCATAGGGCGAGTAGCCGGTCAGCTGTCCGCCGCTGTCGATGATGAGCCAGCGGAACAGGTCGATGCACGAGCGGAAGGCATGGTTGCAGAGTCCAGCCAGCAGGCCGATCCCCACGGCGAGAATCGCCATGAGCGTGTTTTCGCTGATCCGGACCCGGGAGAGGAGCGAAAAGACCGCCCGCCGCGTTCGGACGAACCGCCGCAGCAGGTGGAAATCCCTGATGAGGACCAGTGGGGTGGTCCAACGGGCTGCTTTTTCGGGGGATTCTGGTTTCATGGCAGGATGTGGCTCCTGGGCGCGAAGGCCCGGCGGCCCGGAACGCTGGATGCCAGGCCCGCTTCAACTGTTTGTATGCAAACTATATACTGCCGTAATTACGATTCGGCAACAGATTTTCCCCGCATTGCCCCCGATTATCTTGTGTTACGTTAAAACCGGCGATAGGATGGGTGCTGGAGGCAGCCACCCCCATTTCAAGCCGGAGCTGACAATGAAAACCACTGATGAACTTATCGCCGATGTGACCGATAACCTGCGCCGGGTCTTTCAGGTGGTGAACGAACACTCGAAACGGGCCATGCGCGAGACGGGGCTCACCGGTCCCCAGCTCTGGGCCATCAAGGTCGTTGCCGGTCACGGTCCCCTCCGGGTTTCCGATCTTGCCCGCAGGCTCTATCTTCATAATGCCACGGTGGTGGGAATCATCGACCGGCTGGAGGCCCGGGGGCTCGTGCAGCGGACCCGGTCCCGGGAGGATCGCCGGGTGGTGATGGTCGACCTGACGGAAGAGGGGAAGGATCTGGTGGCGCGGGCCCCCGAGGTGGCCCAGGGACTTCTCGTGTCGGGGTTGGAGACCATCCCCCGGGAGAAGCTCGAAACCATCTCCGAAGGGTTTCAGCTCATGGTCAGCATCCTCGGGGCCCAGAACCTCCCTCCCCAGCTCATTTTCTCGTCGGAGGTGAACCGGGCGCGGGCAAGGGGCGCCCGGAAGGGTCGAACGGATACGGCGTGAAACAGGATGTCCCAACGAAAAAAGGAGCCATGATCGGCTCCTTTTTTCGTTGGGACAGAAGCGGTTAGCGAAACTCCCGCAAAAAAGGAGCCATGATCGGCTCCTTTTTTCGTTGGGACAGAAGCGGTTAGCGAAACTCCCGCAGTACCGTTTCGACCCCGCGCAGGTAGATGGGAACCCGTTCGGGGCGGTTGGCGAGGGCATAGCCCAGTTCGTAGAGGGCATTGTCCAGGAGAAACGAGCGGAGGAGCGTTTCCAGGTCGCCCCGCTCCGTCGGAACAAGGGGGCTTGTGCCCATCCGCTCCAGGTAGCCGGCCAGGTAGCGGCAGCTTACGTGGTACCACCAGGCCTCCGCCCAGGGCCCCAGGAGCGACATGTCGTCGGGATGGCCCGCCCCGTGGCGGGCGAGGGCGGTCAGGGTAGCGTTGTGGAAGGAGCGGATCATTCCCGCCACATCCCGCAGGGGTGAGCGTTTGATGCGGCGCTCGCCAAGGGTCCGATCCGGCTCGCCCTCCAGATCGATGATCATGAAGTCCTTGCCGGTGAAGAGAACCTTCTCCAACCTGAAATTGCCGTGGATGCGGCTCTTCATGGCTTGAATCCGCTGGCCGACGATGGGGCGCAGGCAGGCGAGGATTTCCTTTTCCGCGGCCAGGATCCGGTCCACCGGTGCCAGATCGTCTGCGGACAACTCCTTGCGGCGCTGGGCCAGGAGCTGGAGGGTACGCCGGGCCTGGTTGCGCATGGACTGGTACACGGCGCGCTGGTAGAGGGTCGAATACTCCTCGGGTCGCCAGGCCGGGTCGTTTCCGCCTGCGGCAAGGGCCTGGTGGAGTTCGGCGGTGCGGCGGCCGAGGAGTCCTGCCATCTCCAGGTAAAAGCCGCCGATGAGCTCGGCCGTCGGCTCCGGCACGGCGCAGGCGCTGCCGTCCATGAGGCTCGAAGACAGCGCCGGCGGGGGAGGCAGTTCGCCCCGGCGCGAGAGAATCCGCTCGAAATACTGTCCCAGGATGTGGAGGGAGAGCCGCCAGCCATCGCCCTGGTTCTGTACGTATCCCTGGAGCAGGCCGATCGTGCGCGGCTCTGCGCCGGGATATCGCAACTCCAGGCTCCCCTGGAACGGGGCAACGTTGGAGTAGCTGGATTGTGCGGTGAGAAACCGCGCCATTTCCACCTCGGAATTGATGCCCGGCTCCACCTTGCGGTAGAGCTTGAGCACGTGGCGGTCGCCGTACGTGATGATGCTGTTGGTCTGTTCCGCCTTGGGGAGTTCAGAGGTGAGATGATGCGTCTCGTCCCTGGGGCCGGTGCGGACTGCCCCGGCGTGGACCGGCGCGACGAGGCCGTTTTTCTCGCCGTGGAGCCGGCGCCGGCCAAGGGCCAGGGCAAGGAGCGCATCCCTGAATTCCCGGTCGTGGACCGCATCGCAGAGGATGCCCTCTTCGTCCCCCACGGCAAGGGCAGCAATGGCCGCCCGGGGGGATTCGGCGCACACCCGCTTCGCCCCGGAGCCGGAGAGGAAGGCAACCGGGATCAGGTAGGTCTCCGAGGGCCCGTCCTGGTAGCGCACCTCAAGGAAGAAGATGGGGAACACCCGGTCACCCTGCCGCAGGAGCACGGTGTCGTGCAGCACGTAGCCGATAATGGCCCGTGCCTTTCCCCGGAACCAGCCGCTTCGCTTGAGGTAGTCGGTGGTCACCCGTTCCAGGTGGGTGTCGCCCCTGGCCTGGCTGAGCGCCTCCCACCAGGGGAGTTCGCCCCGGAGCTTGATCCGCGGCAGTTCTCCCTCGGCCTGAAGCGGTGTCTCCCTGCGTCGCAGCAGGAACCAGAAGTGGTCGTGCGGCCCCAGCGTGAGGGGGTAGGGCGCTTCGCGGATGACCGGAAAACGGTTCCGGCTGAACAGGTCTTCGGGGGATATGCCGGCAAATTCCTGCAGGTCCAGGCTCACCGCCTGGGCGAAGCGGGAGAGGTTGACCACCACGAGGATCACCTCGTCCTCGTGGCGGCGGAGAAACGCCAGAACCTTGTGGTTGGCCGGATAGAGCACCTCCATGGCGCCGCGGCTGAAGGCCCGGTAACGGCGGCGCACTGCGATGATGCGCCGCATCCACCAGAGCAGCGAGGAGGGGTTGCGTTCCTGGATATCCACGTTTACCGCTTCGTAGTGGTATTCGGGGTCAATGATGACCGGCAGGAAGAGTCGCTGGGGGTTGGCGCCGGAGAACCCGGCGTTGCGGTCGGGGCTCCATTGCATGGGGGTGCGGACGCCGTTGCGGTCTCCCAGGTAGTAGTTGTCCCCCATGCCGATCTCGTCGCCGTAGTAGATGACGGGGGTGCCGGGAAGGGAGAAGAGGAGTGCGTTCATGAGCTCGATCCGCCGCCGGTCCTTGCCCAGCAGGGGCGCCAGCCGCCGCCGGATGCCCAGGTTGATCCGGGCCTTGGGGTCCGAGGCGTAGATCCGGTACATGTAGTCCCGCTCTTCGTCGGTCACCATCTCCAGGGTCAGTTCGTCGTGGTTGCGGAGAAAGGTGGCCCACTGGCACCCCTCGGGGATCGGGGGGGTCTGGTCGAGGATGTCCACCACCGGGAAGCGGTCCTCCATCTCGATGGCCATGTACATGCGCGGCATGAGAGGAAAGTGGAAGAGCATGTTGCACTCGTCCCCGTCGCCGAAGTAGGCCACGGCGTCCTCGGGCCACTGGTTGGCCTCCCCCAGCAGCATCCGGTTGGGGAACGAGGCATCCACGTGCTGCCGGAGCCTTTTCAGGAACTCGTGGGTCTCGGGCAGATTCTCGCAGTTGGTCCCCTCGCGTTCGAAAAGGTAGGGGACGGCATCCAGCCGCACCCCGTCGACCCCCATTCCCAGCCAGTAGTCGATGACCCGGAGCATTTCCGCCTGGACCCGGGGATTGTCGAAGTTGAGATCGGGTTGATGGGCGTAGAACCGGTGCCAGTAGTAGGCCTTGGCCACCGGGTCCCAGCTCCAGTTGGAGGTTTCGAAGTCCTGGAAGATGATCCGGGTTTCCCGGTACCGGTCGGGGGTATCGCTCCAGACATAGTAGTCCCGGTGGGCCGAGCCCGGTTTTGCCCGGCGGGCCCGCTGGAACCAGGGGTGCTGGTCCGAGGTGTGGTTGAGGACCAGCTCGGTGATGACCCGGATGCGGCGGGTATGGGCCTCCCGGAGGAATTCCCGGAACTCGCGCAGGGTGTTGTAGCTGGGGTGAACGCTGTAGTAGTCGGCGATGTCGTACCCGTCGTCCCGCAGTGGCGAGGGGTAGAAGGGGAGAATCCAGATGGCGGTGATCCCCAGGGACTGGAGATAATCGAGCTTCCCCATGAGGCCCCGGAAGTCCCCCACGCCGTCGCCGTCGGAATCGGCGAAGGCCTTCACGTGGAGTTGGTAGATGACGGCGTCCCGGTACCAGTGGGGATTGTCGTCCGGCAAGAATACTCTGCGTGTCATGGCGTACCTCCTTTTTCATCCTCGAAAAGCAAATAACACAGCGCAACGGAGAACATGGGGTGACATCGACTGGTTGCTGCTCAGAATCCAGGTTGGCATCGCGTGCCGGACCGACGGCACGCAAATGCAGCACAGCGTATTTGTTGTGTGTTCTCCGTCCCTTCGCGCTATTCAGTGATTGTCACTCATCCCCCACCGCCTCCAAAAGCGCCACCGGGAAATCCGCCAGCACCGCGGTCAGGGGGAGGACCGTCCGCCTCTCCCGCAGTGCGGTTACGACCCGTTCTCCGGTGAGGACGTTGCGGTAGGCGCGGCCGGCGCTCTCAAAGGGGACCACGAGCCGCGTATCTCCCCAGGCCTCCGTCCCCAGCCGGGTAAAGAAGCGGGGCGCCACGGCAATGACCGTCTCCCCGTCGCTGTACCGCTCGAAGGCGCAGACGTTGTCGCTCCGCTCCCCCAGCACCTCAAGGGGAAGGTACTTGCCGGCCTCGAAGAGGGAGCGGTGCTCCCGGCGGTAGTTGAGGGACTTCCAGGTTAAAAAGAGCTTCACTCTTCCGTCGGCCATGGTCTGGAGAAGCGCCCGCGCCAAGGCGAGTGCCCCCCGTTCCCGTTCGATGCTCTGCAATTCCGCCAGCATGCCCATTCGCTTCTCGAAATCCACCGGCCGCCGGTTGTCCGGGTCCACGA of Geobacter anodireducens contains these proteins:
- a CDS encoding MarR family transcriptional regulator, whose product is MKTTDELIADVTDNLRRVFQVVNEHSKRAMRETGLTGPQLWAIKVVAGHGPLRVSDLARRLYLHNATVVGIIDRLEARGLVQRTRSREDRRVVMVDLTEEGKDLVARAPEVAQGLLVSGLETIPREKLETISEGFQLMVSILGAQNLPPQLIFSSEVNRARARGARKGRTDTA
- a CDS encoding chloride channel protein: MKPESPEKAARWTTPLVLIRDFHLLRRFVRTRRAVFSLLSRVRISENTLMAILAVGIGLLAGLCNHAFRSCIDLFRWLIIDSGGQLTGYSPYAWNANRLWAIAFPVTGAVVMLPLFIRFREDMAFGFPRFLETVNLRGGRLPLRLMFTRGIASALTIGSGGSAGQEGPIAQIGGTAGSVVGHLLGMSGERLKVLIGCGVSGGVAATFNAPLAGVFFAHEIVLLSSFELSSFTSIVISSGMATVVSRAMYGDIPAFDVPAYQLVHPLELALYALLGVVCGCLAALFITGYGKTRGFFARLQVNPLWKPILGGFLAGCVGVLLPQVQGNGYDFIEKAVSNDVGWLLVTLLIAGKMVATCVTVGSGLPGGTFAPSLFIGSVAGMSFGFLANGLFPFHTATPGAYALVGMGAFLASVTHAPMTGIFLLFEMTGSYKVIVPIMLACAIGTAVARHFHKDGIDTADLAARGIDLRAGREQAVLEQIRVRGVMVRDPEILPETMTIRQFLARSHSPRQTTFPVVTAWGELSGVVVIHDFLGTAFEPGLLDRVTLGEMAAVDILTIASEDSLAEALRVFERTPLDELPVVEPGGRRRVVGILTRHAIAAAYNRAMVTQSFKG
- a CDS encoding dTDP-glucose 4,6-dehydratase → MGDSFSPSAVLVTGGAGFIGSNFINHFLPANPGCRVINLDLLTYAGNLRNLTAVEQNPAYRFVKGDIGDAELVRRILAEERIDAVVHFAAESHVDRSILGPEIFVRTNVLGTQVLLEESRRHWKSGAAERLRFLHVSTDEVYGTLGETGYFTEETPLAPNSPYSASKAGSDLLVRAYNETFGLPVLTTRCSNNYGPFQFPEKLIPLMIHNIVAGKPLPVYGDGRNVRDWLHVKDHSTAIETVLKEGKPGEVFNVGGNNEWFNIDIVHLLCDLLDERLGRAGGESRGLVTFVKDRLGHDRRYAISAAKIKRELGWEPSYTFERGIAETVDWYLANRAWVDEVTSGSYRDYYETQYGGGQ
- a CDS encoding alpha-amylase, whose product is MTRRVFLPDDNPHWYRDAVIYQLHVKAFADSDGDGVGDFRGLMGKLDYLQSLGITAIWILPFYPSPLRDDGYDIADYYSVHPSYNTLREFREFLREAHTRRIRVITELVLNHTSDQHPWFQRARRAKPGSAHRDYYVWSDTPDRYRETRIIFQDFETSNWSWDPVAKAYYWHRFYAHQPDLNFDNPRVQAEMLRVIDYWLGMGVDGVRLDAVPYLFEREGTNCENLPETHEFLKRLRQHVDASFPNRMLLGEANQWPEDAVAYFGDGDECNMLFHFPLMPRMYMAIEMEDRFPVVDILDQTPPIPEGCQWATFLRNHDELTLEMVTDEERDYMYRIYASDPKARINLGIRRRLAPLLGKDRRRIELMNALLFSLPGTPVIYYGDEIGMGDNYYLGDRNGVRTPMQWSPDRNAGFSGANPQRLFLPVIIDPEYHYEAVNVDIQERNPSSLLWWMRRIIAVRRRYRAFSRGAMEVLYPANHKVLAFLRRHEDEVILVVVNLSRFAQAVSLDLQEFAGISPEDLFSRNRFPVIREAPYPLTLGPHDHFWFLLRRRETPLQAEGELPRIKLRGELPWWEALSQARGDTHLERVTTDYLKRSGWFRGKARAIIGYVLHDTVLLRQGDRVFPIFFLEVRYQDGPSETYLIPVAFLSGSGAKRVCAESPRAAIAALAVGDEEGILCDAVHDREFRDALLALALGRRRLHGEKNGLVAPVHAGAVRTGPRDETHHLTSELPKAEQTNSIITYGDRHVLKLYRKVEPGINSEVEMARFLTAQSSYSNVAPFQGSLELRYPGAEPRTIGLLQGYVQNQGDGWRLSLHILGQYFERILSRRGELPPPPALSSSLMDGSACAVPEPTAELIGGFYLEMAGLLGRRTAELHQALAAGGNDPAWRPEEYSTLYQRAVYQSMRNQARRTLQLLAQRRKELSADDLAPVDRILAAEKEILACLRPIVGQRIQAMKSRIHGNFRLEKVLFTGKDFMIIDLEGEPDRTLGERRIKRSPLRDVAGMIRSFHNATLTALARHGAGHPDDMSLLGPWAEAWWYHVSCRYLAGYLERMGTSPLVPTERGDLETLLRSFLLDNALYELGYALANRPERVPIYLRGVETVLREFR
- a CDS encoding NAD(P)-dependent oxidoreductase yields the protein MILVVGAKGMLGRDLMRVLPGDVRGVDIEEIDITSPESVRRVILTLKPRVVVNCAAYTDVDGCETNADLAMAVNGEGVGHLAAVTREIGALLVQVSTDYVFDGTKGSPFQEDDPVNPLSVYGRSKLLGEEQARWNPDHLIVRTQWLYGLGGKNFVETMLRLSTERSEIAVVDDQFGSPTWTVDLALAISELIENNCRGTYHAANRGICSWFEFARAIFAEAGVEMTVRPQTTAQLGRPAPRPLYSALCCDKLTRDTGLALEGWREALATYLEKRREAGLS
- a CDS encoding mannose-6-phosphate isomerase, whose amino-acid sequence is MELERGERPWGTYTVLEENRNYKIKRIEVKPGQRLSLQMHHHRSEHWIVVSGTARVTCGDDEYTVNVNESTFIPIGRNHRLENPGKIPLVIIEVQSGEYLGEDDIVRFDDDYHRCETPAASCADEEG